One Aquarana catesbeiana isolate 2022-GZ linkage group LG06, ASM4218655v1, whole genome shotgun sequence genomic region harbors:
- the LOC141147398 gene encoding taste receptor type 2 member 40-like, translating into MMSLELSILVSSVLGLSFAIPSYTCIVMGNLDIIRKKGKLSPTDVIFLAKGIVNILLQCVMSIEGMIYALFLETFYIRQVFVFMNTSCYFLVYYNFWLTFWLSAHYCTSITNLSYGFFIWLKRIVSNFLSQLLFLTALGMFIVSVPGFWAVNEESLIQSSVNNTKVSVIKLDKVFSYHVPANILGAILPFCLSLLCLVLTSSFLLRHVWRVKNNDSGSTRPNLQAHVTALRTIFFLLLMFTFFCVYQVITFLPSSSLSIVFWNLQLLSQSVEAAVIFQASNKLRRIIVRRFWTRSWRNTET; encoded by the coding sequence ATGATGTCTCTGGAATTATCTATTTTAGTCTCTTCAGTCTTGGGACTCAGCTTTGCAATCCCTTCTTACACTTGTATTGTGATGGGTAACCTGGACATCATCAGAAAGAAAGGGAAGTTGAGTCCCACCGATGTGATCTTTCTAGCTAAGGGAATTGTGAATATTCTCCTCCAGTGTGTGATGAGTATAGAGGGAATGATCTATGCCTTGTTTCTGGAAACTTTTTATATTAGACAAGTATTTGTATTTATGAACACATCATGTTACTTCTTAGTCTATTACAACTTCTGGTTGACCTTCTGGCTCTCGGCTCATTACTGTACCAGCATCACCAATCTCAGCTATGGGTTCTTCATCTGGTTAAAGAGAATTGTGTCCAATTTCCTGAGTCAACTTCTATTCCTGACAGCACTTGGGATGTTCATTGTGAGTGTCCCTGGTTTTTGGGCTGTCAATGAAGAAAGTCTTATCCAGTCTTCTGTGAACAATACAAAAGTCTCTGTTATCAAGTTAGATAAAGTGTTTTCCTATCATGTGCCTGCAAATATCCTAGGTGCCATTCTACCATTCTGCCTTAGTCTTCTGTGCCTGGTCCTCACTTCCTCCTTTCTGCTCAGACACGTCTGGAGGGTGAAGAATAACGACTCTGGATCAACACGTCCAAATCTTCAGGCTCATGTCACTGCACTGAGGACAATCTTCTTCTTACTTCTCATGTTCACATTCTTCTGCGTGTATCAAGTGATTACTTTTCTTCCAAGTTCCTCACTGTCAATagttttttggaatttacaattaTTATCTCAATCGGTGGAGGCTGCCGTCATCTTCCAGGCCAGCAACAAGCTGAGAAGGATCATTGTGAGAAGATTCTGGACCAGAAGCTGGAGGAACACAGAGACTTAA